A single Argentina anserina chromosome 7, drPotAnse1.1, whole genome shotgun sequence DNA region contains:
- the LOC126801901 gene encoding WAT1-related protein At5g07050 encodes MVNPTCFSNFLENSKPYFAMISLQFGYAGMNIITKVSLNRGMSHYVLVVYRHAFATAVIAPFAFFFERKAQPKITFPVFMQIFILALLGPVIDQNFYYAGLKLTSPTFSCAMSNMLPAMTFVLAVICRMEKLDMKTVRCQAKVAGTVVTVAGAMLMTLYKGPVVQMLWSKYIQPKSSYVTDTTGTGDKYWFLGSVLLTIATLAWASLFVLQNKALKTYKDHQLSLTSLVCFIGTLQAIAVTFVMEHKPSVWKIGFDMNLLAAAYAGIVTSSISYYVQGLVMKKRGPVFATAFSPLMMIIVAVMGSFILAEKIFLGSVLGSVLIVAGLYSVLWGKHKERLENKDDEIPEVIKEAHTNGMSVVSVMDGDIEANEVKKAEANKLSAVAVCMPICELPMKAGK; translated from the exons ATGGTGAACCCAACTTGCTTCAGCAACTTTCTTGAGAATTCGAAACCCTACTTTGCAATGATCTCGTTGCAATTCGGCTACGCCGGGATGAACATCATCACCAAAGTTTCTCTGAACCGAGGAATGAGCCACTATGTGCTCGTAGTTTACCGGCACGCCTTTGCCACCGCTGTTATAGCTCCCTTTGCATTCTTTTTTGAGAG GAAAGCACAACCAAAGATAACATTCCCAGTTTTCATGCAAATATTTATTCTCGCTCTTCTTGG GCCTGTGATCGACCAAAACTTCTACTATGCGGGGTTGAAGTTGACATCTCCAACATTCTCTTGTGCCATGAGCAACATGCTCCCAGCCATGACGTTTGTTTTGGCTGTCATATGCCG GATGGAAAAGCTAGATATGAAGACAGTGAGATGCCAAGCAAAGGTCGCAGGAACCGTAGTGACAGTGGCTGGGGCCATGTTGATGACCTTGTACAAAGGCCCCGTCGTTCAGATGCTGTGGTCTAAATACATTCAACCCAAATCATCTTATGTCACCGATACCACCGGAACCGGCGACAAATACTGGTTCTTAGGCTCCGTGCTCCTCACCATCGCCACTCTTGCCTGGGCTTCTTTGTTTGTATTGCAA AACAAAGCCTTGAAGACGTACAAGGATCATCAGCTGTCTCTGACATCGCTAGTGTGTTTCATCGGAACTCTCCAGGCCATCGCGGTCACCTTTGTGATGGAGCACAAACCCTCTGTCTGGAAAATCGGGTTCGACATGAACCTCCTTGCTGCTGCCTATGCT GGTATCGTGACATCAAGCATTTCATACTATGTACAAGGGctagtgatgaagaaaagaggTCCCGTATTTGCAACTGCGTTTAGCCctttgatgatgatcattgtggcTGTCATGGGCTCCTTCATCTTGGCAGAGAAAATATTTCTCGGAAG TGTACTGGGATCGGTGTTGATCGTGGCCGGACTGTACTCCGTCCTTTGGGGAAAGCACAAAGAAAGATTGGAGAACAAAGACGATGAGATACCGGAGGTAATAAAGGAAGCTCACACAAACGGCATGTCCGTCGTGTCAGTCATGGATGGAGACATTGAAGCTAATGAAGTGAAGAAAGCAGAAGCTAACAAGCTCTCCGCAGTGGCTGTTTGTATGCCCATCTGTGAACTTCCCATGAAAGCAGGGAAGTGA